The genome window TTCAACCGGCCGGCCGCTGGTCACCGTCATCACTTGACAGCCGCCCACCCTGAACTAGAGTTAAAACAGACAACACCACCTTACGGAGATGATATGAACGTTTTTGATTTTGCCATGGAAATGGAAGACAGCGGTTACGAGTATTACTCGGACCTTGCCAGAACCTCATCGCA of Desulfuromonas sp. contains these proteins:
- a CDS encoding ferritin, coding for MNVFDFAMEMEDSGYEYYSDLARTSS